Proteins found in one Fulvitalea axinellae genomic segment:
- a CDS encoding metalloregulator ArsR/SmtB family transcription factor: MRLKNFSLPVGRQIFKALSDDARIRILVLLFENGRMCVSDLELILDFTQAKTSRHMTYLKNSGIVTSEKADQWVFYYIKDEVMDIIGRMLEFMEKDITLTKDRQTFKTLYSNRELALFKVDHARYR; this comes from the coding sequence ATGCGACTTAAGAATTTCAGTCTTCCGGTAGGGCGACAGATTTTCAAGGCCCTTTCCGACGACGCCCGGATTAGAATCCTAGTACTGCTTTTCGAAAACGGCAGGATGTGCGTCAGCGACCTAGAGTTGATTTTGGACTTTACACAGGCCAAAACCTCAAGGCATATGACCTACCTGAAAAACTCGGGTATAGTTACCAGCGAAAAAGCCGACCAGTGGGTTTTCTATTACATCAAAGACGAGGTGATGGACATCATCGGGCGGATGCTGGAGTTTATGGAAAAAGACATTACCCTGACAAAAGACCGGCAAACGTTCAAAACGCTATATTCGAACCGGGAACTGGCCTTGTTTAAGGTAGATCATGCAAGGTATCGGTAG
- a CDS encoding WG repeat-containing protein — MKLMTFSDKDTFVSGKSKVLRHNSLKDCKAVSLLAMVFSMLSFLACGANAGDYKVFEDHGKKGISNASGKVLIPAEYEDLGWADDKVPAVWEGVVAYRKDGKWGLVNLRNKRLTSAKYERFLPFRNGILVAERKSPNGLNLQGLVSVKGEEISAFEYLDLEASGNLLLGRRQVGLEYLHGAFDTKGTVKVSFLYRGIRDLDRRYLAVKNSEGKEAIFGRDGKRVSDFFADSLGVFFGKKAVFTQNGMAGVVTDEGQIALQPKYKEIDLADSLFLPFPEWEIKTPEKSVLGSCLMDSLSPAGEGFYLGVRGNRMFLLSDKADEIGGAVASELGNVAYGALVYRDSAFFGLMDSDGNKMTEAKYHQIIRQGGFMLAKRYGSRRYVIDILNSKGKAVGPKGFSDFRVLNRDYIAVKRGRFWGVYGQDGLEKISCKYDSVYHKRKGLFKVGYWGKQGYLDNQEKWVLSPREGDVEYDTVAGNYEILYEGEFRLLTPAGKELFSSEDKVEAHPLGYLVTDKKGRQGLVNRKGQWIVWQEYEKIRTLRAGSAFALRKAGKERLLLADDYKMPLSRRLNVTDLKPYSGDWVGVKVGDKYGFYDEQGRMRISYRYEDVGSCVNQRCAVRLMGKWGFVDENEKLVVQPWFDQAWDFTYGTAKVRKENTFGIVDKDGDYVIPVEYDEVQKVMGGGIVRKGKKYGFFNAKGQHVLSTRFDFAEPIGERWIKVGKDGEYGVIDHRGLWLFPMMYEEVRFDANAKVFMLKKHPEAVEAPKI; from the coding sequence ATGAAACTCATGACTTTTTCGGATAAAGATACCTTCGTTTCAGGCAAATCAAAGGTGTTGCGCCACAACTCTCTCAAAGACTGCAAAGCTGTCTCGTTATTGGCAATGGTGTTTTCTATGCTTTCGTTTTTGGCTTGTGGCGCCAATGCGGGAGATTATAAAGTCTTTGAAGACCATGGAAAAAAAGGTATTTCCAATGCGTCTGGCAAAGTTCTGATTCCTGCTGAATACGAGGACTTAGGTTGGGCCGACGACAAAGTTCCGGCCGTGTGGGAGGGAGTGGTAGCGTATAGAAAAGACGGGAAATGGGGATTGGTAAACCTAAGGAACAAACGTCTTACTTCAGCGAAATACGAGCGTTTTTTACCTTTTCGCAACGGGATTTTGGTGGCTGAACGCAAAAGCCCGAATGGTCTTAACCTGCAGGGTTTGGTTAGTGTGAAAGGCGAAGAGATTTCAGCCTTTGAGTACCTGGATTTGGAAGCCTCGGGTAATTTGCTTCTGGGGCGCAGACAGGTAGGTTTGGAGTATCTCCACGGTGCTTTCGATACTAAAGGAACAGTGAAAGTGTCTTTTCTCTATCGTGGAATCAGGGATTTGGATCGCCGATATTTGGCGGTTAAGAACAGTGAAGGAAAAGAAGCGATTTTTGGTCGTGACGGAAAAAGGGTTTCCGATTTTTTTGCGGATAGCCTCGGAGTATTTTTTGGAAAAAAAGCGGTATTTACCCAAAACGGGATGGCTGGCGTAGTAACTGACGAAGGCCAAATAGCTTTACAGCCCAAATACAAAGAGATCGACTTAGCCGACAGCTTGTTTCTCCCTTTTCCGGAATGGGAGATTAAAACGCCGGAGAAGTCAGTCTTGGGTTCATGCTTGATGGACAGTCTTTCGCCGGCGGGGGAAGGCTTTTACCTTGGTGTGAGGGGCAACAGAATGTTTTTGTTATCGGACAAGGCCGACGAAATTGGCGGGGCCGTAGCTTCTGAGCTTGGAAATGTGGCCTATGGAGCTTTGGTGTACCGCGACAGCGCTTTTTTCGGTTTGATGGATAGTGACGGAAACAAAATGACCGAAGCCAAATATCATCAGATTATCCGTCAGGGAGGGTTTATGCTTGCCAAGCGTTACGGCTCTCGACGTTATGTTATTGATATTCTTAATTCAAAAGGAAAAGCTGTAGGCCCGAAAGGCTTTAGTGATTTCAGAGTGCTGAACCGTGATTATATCGCGGTCAAACGCGGGCGTTTTTGGGGTGTGTACGGGCAAGACGGCCTTGAGAAGATCAGTTGCAAGTACGACTCCGTTTACCACAAGCGTAAGGGGCTCTTCAAAGTCGGCTATTGGGGCAAGCAAGGTTATCTTGACAATCAAGAGAAATGGGTGCTTTCTCCGCGTGAAGGCGATGTGGAATACGATACTGTCGCCGGAAATTATGAGATACTTTATGAAGGGGAATTCCGGTTATTGACACCGGCCGGCAAAGAACTTTTCAGTTCCGAAGACAAAGTGGAGGCTCATCCGTTAGGCTATTTGGTTACAGACAAAAAAGGAAGACAAGGCCTTGTGAATCGGAAGGGGCAGTGGATTGTATGGCAGGAGTATGAGAAAATCAGAACCCTGAGAGCCGGTTCCGCATTTGCGCTCCGTAAAGCTGGTAAGGAACGTTTGCTTTTGGCCGATGATTATAAAATGCCGCTAAGCAGACGCTTGAACGTGACGGACTTGAAGCCGTATTCAGGAGATTGGGTAGGGGTGAAAGTCGGAGACAAATATGGTTTTTATGACGAGCAAGGGCGTATGCGTATATCGTATCGCTACGAGGATGTGGGTTCGTGCGTAAACCAGCGTTGCGCTGTTCGTTTGATGGGCAAATGGGGATTTGTCGATGAAAACGAAAAGCTTGTCGTGCAACCTTGGTTTGATCAAGCGTGGGATTTTACTTATGGAACAGCTAAGGTCAGAAAGGAAAATACATTTGGTATTGTGGATAAAGACGGCGATTATGTGATCCCGGTGGAATACGACGAAGTCCAAAAGGTAATGGGCGGCGGAATTGTCCGTAAAGGAAAGAAATACGGATTCTTCAACGCCAAGGGACAGCACGTACTTTCCACTAGGTTTGATTTTGCCGAACCGATAGGTGAACGCTGGATTAAGGTGGGTAAAGATGGAGAGTACGGCGTAATCGATCACCGTGGCTTATGGCTCTTCCCGATGATGTACGAAGAAGTCCGTTTCGACGCTAACGCCAAGGTTTTTATGCTGAAGAAACACCCGGAAGCCGTTGAGGCTCCAAAAATATGA
- a CDS encoding TonB-dependent receptor translates to MRKFLLSIFMLFAITAGAWAQTVIKGHVVDAETQEDVLGANVFLKGTSEGAITDLNGKFSFKTSKSGSAILVISFIGFEDFEKSIQLNGGTLDLGALNLTGADQMLNEVEVIADIAVDRKTPVAISNIKPEAIEEKLGTQEFPEVLKSTPGVYATKQGGGYGDARVNIRGFDSDNVGVLINGVPINDMESGQVYWSNWAGLSDVTRSMQVQRGLGASKLAISSIGGTINIITKSSDMRKGGSFGAWIGNDGYSKQALTLSTGMMDNGYSVTFSGSKTTGDGYVDGTAFDAWSYFLAVSKTFNDNHELVFTVFGAPQEHGQRSTRKGIEYFEANGIKENFDWGYKAGQEFNVRKNYYHKPQATLNHYWTISDKTDLATSVYASRGTGGGSGWYGTQKDGNDYRRSGLIDFDKIVDENVAAGKNGSETIIRNSVNNHTWFGALSSLTHEANDVWTFNGGLDARYYIGQHYREVRDLLGGDFYVDDKEFNTMKNTVAREGDKVNYHNDGHVGWLGTFFQAEYSKNNLSAFASATLSGTWYKRVDYFNYFSDGLISELNSNPEKKQTYIDALGQPDFDQGMKGQESDWVDFLGYGIKGGANYNINDSHNVFANVGYFSRAPFFRSVFLNYKNDVNEDAENEKVFSLELGYGFRSEYFSANINAYRTLWKDKSVVKTSGAGEQQVVANLTGVNALHQGIEVDFLAKPARGLEIRGMASFGDWTWQDDLTEVGLFDQDQNLVDVVNIYIADLKVGDAAQTTLALGADYEIFEGFKVGMDYNYYDNLYAKFDPADRGSEAEKGVQAWELPEYGLFDANVRYKFKLGQFDATLYGKLNNIFDEEYVSDAEDGTGHDWQSANVYYGFGRTWSMGLKVKF, encoded by the coding sequence ATGAGAAAGTTTTTACTCAGCATTTTCATGCTGTTTGCTATCACCGCTGGCGCATGGGCCCAGACAGTGATCAAAGGGCATGTTGTTGACGCCGAAACCCAAGAGGACGTTCTTGGCGCCAACGTGTTCCTGAAAGGCACCAGCGAAGGAGCCATCACGGACTTGAACGGTAAGTTCTCCTTCAAAACCTCTAAGTCGGGAAGCGCCATTTTGGTGATCTCGTTCATTGGTTTCGAAGATTTCGAAAAGAGCATCCAACTGAATGGCGGTACGCTCGATTTGGGAGCCCTGAACCTTACTGGTGCGGATCAGATGCTTAACGAGGTGGAGGTTATCGCCGACATCGCCGTTGACAGAAAAACTCCGGTAGCCATCTCCAACATCAAGCCTGAGGCTATTGAGGAGAAATTGGGAACGCAGGAATTTCCCGAGGTGCTGAAATCTACCCCTGGCGTTTACGCAACTAAGCAAGGTGGTGGATACGGCGACGCCCGTGTTAACATCCGTGGTTTTGACTCGGACAATGTTGGTGTACTTATCAACGGTGTGCCGATCAACGACATGGAGTCGGGACAGGTGTACTGGTCTAACTGGGCAGGACTTTCGGACGTAACTCGCAGTATGCAGGTGCAACGCGGACTCGGAGCCTCTAAATTGGCAATCTCGTCTATTGGCGGTACCATCAACATCATCACGAAAAGCTCTGACATGCGCAAAGGCGGAAGCTTCGGTGCTTGGATCGGAAACGACGGTTACTCAAAGCAAGCTTTGACGCTTTCTACCGGAATGATGGACAATGGTTACTCAGTAACTTTCTCTGGCTCGAAGACAACCGGTGACGGATATGTTGACGGAACGGCTTTTGACGCGTGGTCATACTTCTTGGCGGTGTCAAAGACTTTCAACGACAACCACGAACTTGTTTTCACGGTTTTCGGAGCTCCTCAAGAGCACGGTCAGCGTAGCACCCGCAAAGGCATCGAGTATTTCGAGGCTAACGGCATCAAAGAAAACTTCGACTGGGGATACAAAGCCGGACAAGAGTTCAACGTAAGAAAGAACTATTACCACAAGCCTCAGGCTACCCTTAACCACTACTGGACGATTTCCGATAAAACGGACTTGGCCACCTCTGTTTACGCTTCTAGAGGTACAGGCGGAGGTTCTGGTTGGTACGGAACTCAAAAAGACGGTAATGATTACCGTAGAAGTGGTCTGATCGATTTCGATAAGATTGTGGACGAAAACGTTGCGGCTGGAAAGAACGGGTCGGAGACGATCATCCGTAACTCTGTTAACAACCACACTTGGTTCGGCGCATTGTCTAGCTTGACGCACGAAGCTAACGACGTTTGGACGTTCAACGGTGGACTTGACGCTCGTTACTACATTGGACAGCACTACCGTGAAGTTAGAGACTTGCTCGGAGGCGATTTTTACGTAGACGACAAGGAGTTCAACACAATGAAGAACACTGTCGCTCGTGAAGGAGATAAGGTTAACTACCATAACGATGGCCACGTTGGCTGGCTCGGAACATTTTTCCAGGCGGAATATTCGAAAAACAATCTTTCCGCTTTCGCTTCGGCTACCCTTTCGGGAACTTGGTACAAGCGTGTTGACTATTTCAACTATTTCTCTGACGGTCTGATCAGCGAGCTGAACAGCAACCCTGAGAAAAAACAGACCTATATCGATGCTTTGGGACAGCCGGATTTCGATCAAGGCATGAAAGGACAAGAAAGCGATTGGGTTGACTTTTTGGGATACGGCATCAAAGGTGGCGCCAACTACAACATCAACGATTCGCATAACGTGTTTGCCAATGTCGGTTACTTCTCTCGCGCTCCGTTTTTCCGTTCGGTATTCCTGAACTACAAGAACGACGTGAACGAGGACGCTGAAAATGAGAAGGTGTTTAGCCTTGAGCTGGGGTACGGATTCCGTAGCGAGTACTTCTCTGCCAATATTAACGCTTACCGTACGCTTTGGAAGGACAAGTCTGTTGTTAAGACCTCGGGTGCTGGCGAGCAGCAAGTTGTCGCTAACCTCACGGGTGTAAACGCCTTGCACCAAGGTATTGAGGTTGATTTCTTGGCAAAGCCGGCAAGAGGCCTCGAAATCAGAGGTATGGCTTCTTTCGGCGATTGGACTTGGCAAGACGACCTGACGGAGGTTGGTTTGTTTGACCAGGACCAAAACCTTGTAGATGTCGTGAATATCTATATCGCCGACCTCAAAGTTGGTGACGCCGCGCAAACTACCTTGGCACTCGGAGCTGACTACGAGATTTTTGAAGGCTTCAAAGTAGGTATGGACTACAACTACTATGACAACCTTTACGCTAAGTTTGACCCGGCTGACCGTGGGTCGGAAGCTGAAAAAGGTGTTCAGGCTTGGGAGCTTCCTGAATATGGATTGTTCGACGCCAACGTAAGGTACAAATTCAAGCTCGGACAGTTTGATGCTACGCTTTACGGAAAGCTTAACAACATCTTTGACGAAGAGTACGTGTCGGACGCCGAGGATGGAACTGGCCACGACTGGCAGTCGGCTAACGTATACTACGGATTCGGAAGAACGTGGTCAATGGGCCTCAAAGTAAAATTCTAA
- the rfbC gene encoding dTDP-4-dehydrorhamnose 3,5-epimerase, translating to MEIIKTGIKGLVEIKPKVFGDERGCFFESFREDALKSAGISEHFVQDNQSFSRKGVVRGLHFQQGEHAQGKLVRVTEGKVLDVAVDLRPESPTFGQHRSVVLDSKSHNMLYVPPGMAHGFATLEDAVFLYKCTAYYNKESEGGILWNDQDLCIDWRIENPVISEKDAVLPTFAQWVANNTQNSRA from the coding sequence ATGGAAATCATAAAAACGGGAATCAAAGGGCTGGTGGAAATAAAGCCCAAGGTTTTCGGCGACGAGAGAGGATGCTTTTTCGAGTCGTTCAGGGAGGACGCGTTAAAATCGGCCGGTATTTCGGAACATTTCGTTCAGGACAACCAATCGTTTTCACGCAAAGGAGTGGTCAGGGGACTGCATTTCCAACAAGGGGAACACGCCCAAGGAAAACTTGTGAGGGTAACCGAAGGCAAAGTGCTGGACGTGGCCGTCGATCTACGGCCCGAATCTCCAACTTTCGGACAGCACAGAAGCGTGGTGCTCGACAGTAAATCGCACAATATGCTTTACGTACCGCCTGGAATGGCCCACGGTTTCGCTACACTCGAGGACGCCGTGTTCTTATATAAATGTACCGCATATTATAATAAGGAGTCGGAAGGGGGAATTCTTTGGAATGACCAAGACCTGTGCATAGACTGGAGAATAGAAAATCCCGTGATCTCGGAAAAAGACGCCGTTCTGCCCACCTTCGCCCAATGGGTGGCCAACAACACCCAAAACAGCCGAGCCTAA
- a CDS encoding carboxypeptidase-like regulatory domain-containing protein has protein sequence MNRFFLTLSLILVTFAFASAQNTKEDGPKILQFSGQVVDGETMEPLSGVHIFVPKSGRGTTTNIYGYFTMPVAAGDSLVASTVGYIRKHYEIPENYDKNITFVMNMEYDTLYLPELEIKPYPTEEDFKQAVLTMEMPDPNRYNQNIMGNVDRKVIRQAAYALGNDGASGYSEYQNQYFQNLNRGSMAPSSNFLNPFAWSRFFRDMKKDKKKK, from the coding sequence ATGAACAGATTTTTTCTAACCCTTTCGTTGATTTTGGTCACATTCGCTTTCGCTTCGGCGCAAAACACTAAAGAGGATGGGCCGAAAATCCTGCAGTTTTCAGGGCAAGTTGTGGACGGTGAGACCATGGAGCCTCTTTCCGGTGTCCATATTTTCGTTCCGAAATCGGGAAGGGGAACTACAACCAATATTTACGGTTACTTCACTATGCCAGTGGCGGCGGGCGATAGCTTGGTGGCCAGTACCGTGGGGTATATCAGGAAGCATTACGAAATTCCTGAAAACTATGACAAGAACATCACCTTCGTGATGAACATGGAATATGATACGCTCTACTTACCCGAACTGGAAATCAAACCTTATCCGACTGAGGAGGACTTCAAGCAGGCGGTTTTAACTATGGAAATGCCTGACCCGAACCGTTACAACCAGAATATTATGGGTAACGTGGACCGTAAAGTTATTCGCCAAGCGGCTTACGCCTTGGGCAACGATGGGGCCAGCGGATATTCTGAATACCAGAACCAGTATTTCCAAAACCTCAACCGCGGGAGCATGGCTCCTTCCAGCAATTTCCTGAACCCTTTCGCTTGGTCTAGGTTCTTCAGGGATATGAAGAAAGACAAAAAGAAGAAGTAG